One window from the genome of Mauremys mutica isolate MM-2020 ecotype Southern chromosome 4, ASM2049712v1, whole genome shotgun sequence encodes:
- the INO80E gene encoding INO80 complex subunit E, whose amino-acid sequence MNGGEAEPGGYKRRYRALKRRLKLLIYEQECFQEELRKAQRKLLKVSRDKSFLLDRLLQHENVDDESSDSEATASSENSDGEGPKGAEPQPLKRKRSPQLGGASSPSSSGLSLQATSGFPLQGSGAPSPYLSSLASPPYSPFPSEYLAPEPCAPRPERARPERRAKGTRKLKMSLTPASHPDCSVVGGLPFSSPRGGPLAPLSSKLPPPTILSTVPQQMFSDAGEGSGEDPLDGDDELVIDIPE is encoded by the exons ATGAACGGGGGCGAGGCGGAGCCCGGCGGCTACAAGCGGCGCTACCGGGCCCTGAAGCGGCGCCTGAAGCTGCTGATCTAC gagcAGGAGTGTTTCCAGGAGGAGCTTCGCAAGGCCCAGAGGAAGCTGCTGAAAGTGTCGCGGGATAAAAG CTTCCTCCTGGACCGGCTGCTGCAGCATGAGAACGTGGATGACGAATCCtcag ACTCAGAGGCTACAGCCTCCTCAGAGAACAGTGACGGGGAGGGGCccaagggggcggagccacagccGCTGAAGAG GAAGCGGAGCCCCCAGCTTGGCGGAGCCTCATCCCCATCGTCCTCTGGCCTGTCTCTCCAGGCGACCTCGGGCTTTCCCCTGCAGGGCTCGGGGGCGCCCTCCCCCTACCTAAGCTCA CTGGCCTCCCCGCCCTACAGCCCGTTCCCCTCCGAGTACCTGGCACCAGAGCCCTGCGCCCCCCGCCCCGAACGTGCCCGCCCTGAGCGACGGGCCAAGGGCACTCGCAAGTTAAAG ATGTCCCTGACGCCGGCCTCCCATCCCGACTGCTCAGTGGTGGGGGGTCTCCCCTTCTCTTCGCCCCGGGGGGGCCCTCTGGCCCCCCTCTCCTCCAAGCTCCCGCCCCCCACCATCCTCAGCACTGTGCCCCAGCAAATGTTCAGCGACGCAGGGGAAGGGAGTGGCGAAGATCCCCTGGATGGGGATGACGAGCTTGTCATAGATATACCGGAatag
- the LOC123367964 gene encoding HIRA-interacting protein 3-like isoform X2 has translation MAAEQEMRDFTRGLFQGSPDLRVLTLAMVRRKYLAHVGRESLGREEKELLKELVKEELLRMQLDDSSSEGGSPSPKSPWDAPQAGAQKRPHSSSEPSGAPEDTARKKQRLDQGSEASSDGEDSGIDSRKPKLAPAEEDAGKSRPTGSCEDEGDSGAEDTPDRGGTSRESNSEWAARKEGRKQPPRRGTEGAEAQEQRAREAERRGDCGEQKGGITAQTEEESGSDSPVQGEECTRQKQTGPRKSKWRSDREEDGDSEEKGRMKARGKDVGSDAEVDEKGQGRKGAGKEGRRKAGRWSDSEEEEEESGSESEEGASRRPAGKPEMKKVERRSDSEAEEVGSRKRRTKAQSEEESGSEEEEGASRKETGKKGGRKAERGSEEEEGGGKAQARQRGSSETDEDSSSSSSAQDENSSPNPGSRRKKGKAPGSGGAGPAEEHPAVRRLKRYILACGVRRNYKKLLAGCRSVKQRVRVLRRELEAIGLQGNPSLERCRALRLRREEAAEVAALDVENIIASDGRPRRCNIWSLYSTPPAAPPATPPARRPVDWSSLRGVVSSDGESD, from the exons ATGGCTGCGGAGCAGGAGATGCGGGACTTCACTCGCGGGCTCTTCCAGGGCAGCCCGGACCTCAG GGTGCTGACGCTGGCCATGGTGCGGAGGAAGTATCTGGCGCACGTGGGCCGGGAGAGCCTGGGGCGGGAGGAGAAGGAGCTGCTCAAGGAGCTGGTGAAGGAGGAACTGCTGAGAATGCAG ctggatgATTCCAGTTCCGAAGGGGGGTCCCCGAGCCCCAAGAGCCCCTGGGATGCTCCTCAAGCCGGGGCTCAGAAGCGACCCCACAGCAGCTCCGAGCCGTCAGGGGCCCCCGAGGACACGGCCAGAAAGAAGCAGCGACTGGATCAGGGTTCTG AGGCCAGTTCTGACGGGGAGGATTCTGGGATTGATTCGAGGAAGCCAAAACTGGCTCCTGCTGAGGAGGATGCTGGGAAATCCAGGCCCACGGGATCGTGTGAGGACGAGGGGGACTCTGGAGCAGAGGACACACCTGACCGGGGTGGCACCAGCAGAGAGAGCAACTCTGAATGGGCAgccaggaaggagggaaggaagcagCCCCCACGGAGGGGAACAGAGGGAGCCGAGGCGCAGGAGCAGCGGGCGAGAGAGGCAGAGCGGAGGGGTGACTGTGGGGAGCAGAAGGGGGGGATCACAGCTCAGACGGAGGAGGAATCGGGGAGCGACTCGCCAGTGCAGGGAGAGGAGTGTACGCGGCAGAAGCAGACAGGACCGAGGAAGAGCAAGTGGAGGAGTGATCGTGAGGAGGACGGGGACAGCGAGGAGAAGGGGAGGATGAAGGCTCGGGGGAAGGACGTGGGGAGCGACGCCGAGGTGgatgagaaggggcagggcagaaaaggggcagggaaggagggaaggaggaaggcagGGAGATGGAGTGacagtgaggaggaagaggaggaatcgGGGAGCGAGTCAGAGGAGGGTGCGAGCCGGAGGCCGGCAGGGAAGCCGGAAATGAAGAAGGTGGAGCGGAGGAGTGACAGCGAGGCCGAGGAAGTGGGcagcaggaagaggaggacgaaGGCCCAGAGTGAGGAGGAATCGGGGAGCGAGGAAGAGGAGGGTGCgagcaggaaggagacggggaagaagggagggaggaaggccGAGCGGggcagcgaggaggaggaggggggggggaaggcgcaGGCGAGGCAGAGGGGCAGCTCTGAGACAGATGAAGACTCTTCGTCATCGTCCTCCGCGCAGGATGAGAACAGCAGCCCCAACCCAGGCTCCCGGCGCAAGAAGGGAAAG gcgccgggcagcgggggggccgggccggcaGAGGAGCACCCGGCCGTGCGGCGGCTGAAGCGCTACATCCTGGCGTGTGGGGTGCGGCGGAACTACAAGAAGCTGCTGGCCGGGTGTCGCTCCGTCAAGCAGCGGGTCAGGGTCCTGCGCCGGGAGCTGGAGGCCATTGGGCTgcagg ggaacCCCTctctggagcggtgccgggcgcTGCGGCTGCGccgggaggaggcggcggaggtgGCAGCGCTGGACGTGGAGAACATCATCGCCTCGgacg GCCGCCCCCGGCGCTGCAACATCTGGAGCCTGTACAgcaccccccccgctgcccccccggccacccccccggcccggcgcccAGTGGACTGGTCCAGCCTCCGTGGCGTCGTCAGCAGTGACGGGGAGAGCGactga
- the LOC123367964 gene encoding HIRA-interacting protein 3-like isoform X1, with protein MAAEQEMRDFTRGLFQGSPDLRVLTLAMVRRKYLAHVGRESLGREEKELLKELVKEELLRMQQLDDSSSEGGSPSPKSPWDAPQAGAQKRPHSSSEPSGAPEDTARKKQRLDQGSEASSDGEDSGIDSRKPKLAPAEEDAGKSRPTGSCEDEGDSGAEDTPDRGGTSRESNSEWAARKEGRKQPPRRGTEGAEAQEQRAREAERRGDCGEQKGGITAQTEEESGSDSPVQGEECTRQKQTGPRKSKWRSDREEDGDSEEKGRMKARGKDVGSDAEVDEKGQGRKGAGKEGRRKAGRWSDSEEEEEESGSESEEGASRRPAGKPEMKKVERRSDSEAEEVGSRKRRTKAQSEEESGSEEEEGASRKETGKKGGRKAERGSEEEEGGGKAQARQRGSSETDEDSSSSSSAQDENSSPNPGSRRKKGKAPGSGGAGPAEEHPAVRRLKRYILACGVRRNYKKLLAGCRSVKQRVRVLRRELEAIGLQGNPSLERCRALRLRREEAAEVAALDVENIIASDGRPRRCNIWSLYSTPPAAPPATPPARRPVDWSSLRGVVSSDGESD; from the exons ATGGCTGCGGAGCAGGAGATGCGGGACTTCACTCGCGGGCTCTTCCAGGGCAGCCCGGACCTCAG GGTGCTGACGCTGGCCATGGTGCGGAGGAAGTATCTGGCGCACGTGGGCCGGGAGAGCCTGGGGCGGGAGGAGAAGGAGCTGCTCAAGGAGCTGGTGAAGGAGGAACTGCTGAGAATGCAG cagctggatgATTCCAGTTCCGAAGGGGGGTCCCCGAGCCCCAAGAGCCCCTGGGATGCTCCTCAAGCCGGGGCTCAGAAGCGACCCCACAGCAGCTCCGAGCCGTCAGGGGCCCCCGAGGACACGGCCAGAAAGAAGCAGCGACTGGATCAGGGTTCTG AGGCCAGTTCTGACGGGGAGGATTCTGGGATTGATTCGAGGAAGCCAAAACTGGCTCCTGCTGAGGAGGATGCTGGGAAATCCAGGCCCACGGGATCGTGTGAGGACGAGGGGGACTCTGGAGCAGAGGACACACCTGACCGGGGTGGCACCAGCAGAGAGAGCAACTCTGAATGGGCAgccaggaaggagggaaggaagcagCCCCCACGGAGGGGAACAGAGGGAGCCGAGGCGCAGGAGCAGCGGGCGAGAGAGGCAGAGCGGAGGGGTGACTGTGGGGAGCAGAAGGGGGGGATCACAGCTCAGACGGAGGAGGAATCGGGGAGCGACTCGCCAGTGCAGGGAGAGGAGTGTACGCGGCAGAAGCAGACAGGACCGAGGAAGAGCAAGTGGAGGAGTGATCGTGAGGAGGACGGGGACAGCGAGGAGAAGGGGAGGATGAAGGCTCGGGGGAAGGACGTGGGGAGCGACGCCGAGGTGgatgagaaggggcagggcagaaaaggggcagggaaggagggaaggaggaaggcagGGAGATGGAGTGacagtgaggaggaagaggaggaatcgGGGAGCGAGTCAGAGGAGGGTGCGAGCCGGAGGCCGGCAGGGAAGCCGGAAATGAAGAAGGTGGAGCGGAGGAGTGACAGCGAGGCCGAGGAAGTGGGcagcaggaagaggaggacgaaGGCCCAGAGTGAGGAGGAATCGGGGAGCGAGGAAGAGGAGGGTGCgagcaggaaggagacggggaagaagggagggaggaaggccGAGCGGggcagcgaggaggaggaggggggggggaaggcgcaGGCGAGGCAGAGGGGCAGCTCTGAGACAGATGAAGACTCTTCGTCATCGTCCTCCGCGCAGGATGAGAACAGCAGCCCCAACCCAGGCTCCCGGCGCAAGAAGGGAAAG gcgccgggcagcgggggggccgggccggcaGAGGAGCACCCGGCCGTGCGGCGGCTGAAGCGCTACATCCTGGCGTGTGGGGTGCGGCGGAACTACAAGAAGCTGCTGGCCGGGTGTCGCTCCGTCAAGCAGCGGGTCAGGGTCCTGCGCCGGGAGCTGGAGGCCATTGGGCTgcagg ggaacCCCTctctggagcggtgccgggcgcTGCGGCTGCGccgggaggaggcggcggaggtgGCAGCGCTGGACGTGGAGAACATCATCGCCTCGgacg GCCGCCCCCGGCGCTGCAACATCTGGAGCCTGTACAgcaccccccccgctgcccccccggccacccccccggcccggcgcccAGTGGACTGGTCCAGCCTCCGTGGCGTCGTCAGCAGTGACGGGGAGAGCGactga
- the LOC123370402 gene encoding dual specificity protein phosphatase 14-like, translating into MYADASTMNFRTPGFFRRSAPPAAKPAPGAPPASALGGIAQISPCLYLCSGNAAANRQLVAARAVTCVVNATLEIPNANWPDIEYVKVPVPDLPHAPLGLYFDSVADRIHQTGKRNGRTLVHCVAGVSRSASLCIAYLMKYHRLSLLDAHQWVRSRRPVVRPNAGFWRQLIEYERRLFGKTTVHMVPSPLGPLPDVYEPETRGLVPLWSCR; encoded by the coding sequence ATGTACGCCGACGCCTCCACCATGAACTTCCGGACCCCCGGCTTCTTCCGGCgcagcgccccccccgcggcgAAGCCGGCCCCCGGGGCCCCCCCGGCCTCAGCGCTGGGGGGCATCGCCCAGATCTCGCCCTGCCTCTACCTGTGCAGCGGCAACGCGGCCGCCAACCGGCAGCTGGTGGCGGCCCGGGCCGTGACCTGCGTGGTGAACGCCACCCTGGAGATCCCCAACGCCAACTGGCCCGACATCGAGTACGTCAAGGTGCCGGTGCCCGACCTGCCCCACGCGCCCCTGGGCCTCTACTTCGACTCGGTGGCCGACCGCATCCACCAGACGGGCAAGCGCAACGGGCGCACCCTGGTGCACTGCGTGGCGGGCGTGAGCCGCTCGGCCTCGCTCTGCATCGCCTACCTCATGAAGTACCATCGCCTCAGCCTGCTGGACGCCCACCAGTGGGTGCGGAGCCGGCGGCCCGTGGTGCGGCCCAACGCCGGCTTCTGGCGCCAGCTCATCGAGTACGAGCGGCGGCTCTTCGGCAAGACCACGGTGCACATGGTGCCCTCGCCCCTCGGGCCCCTGCCCGACGTCTACGAGCCGGAGACCCGCGGCCTGGTGCCCCTCTGGAGCTGCAGATAG
- the LOC123370401 gene encoding PAXIP1-associated glutamate-rich protein 1-like, translated as MEAAAVEEGEVTSGMQSLVVEDAPELVPAAAEDDRPAPEEAEEQGQEEEAGWCVPCSDEELEAPEAWMPPPEEIRRLYEQIAAEGTLPLQAEILPRRAPTPEPDSEEEERSDGQPESEEEEEEKPHVPTEFDFDDEPVTPKNPLMDRRRTAGGSRSQKREARLDKVLSDMKRHKKLEEQILRTGRDLFQLGREEAPSPQRPAGLFLRQRKY; from the exons ATGGAGGCCGCGGCCGTGGAGGAGGGCGAGGTGACCTCTGGGATGCAGTCCCTGGTGGTGGAGGATGCCCCGGAGCTGGTGCCGGCTGCAGCGGAGGACGACAGGCCAGCGCCGGAAGAggcggaggagcaggggcaggaggaggaggctggGTGGTGTGTCCCCTGCAGCGACGAGGAGCTGGAGGCCCCAGAGGCCTGGATGCCGCCGCCTGAGGAGATCAGACGCCTCTACGAGCAGATTGCTGCCGAGGGCACCCTGCCGCTCCAGGCTGAGATCCTGCCCCGCAGggcccccacccctgagcccgacagcgaggaggaggagagatCCGATGGGCAGCCCGAGagcgaagaggaggaggaggagaa gccccacGTCCCGACCGAGTTTGACTTTGACGATGAGCCTGTGACGCCCAAGAACCCCCTGATGGATCGCAGGAGAACAGCAG gcGGCTCGCGCAGCCAGAAGCGGGAGGCCCGGCTGGACAAGGTGCTGTCGGACATGAAGCGGCACAAGAAGCTGGAGGAGCAGATCCTGCGCACGGGCCGCGACCTCTTccagctgggcagggaggaggcgccGTCCCCACAGCGCCCCGCGGGGCTCTTCCTGCGCCAGCGCAAGTACTga